The genomic stretch tacttgggacaagacctaaactatgcatgtcattcatCGCTACTTCTCCTATAGTCAATTAAGCCTGCCCTTAGCTTTTTCAGCTCCTTAAATCAGGATCAAATTCTCTAACATTCAATCAGAACTGATTTCCCAGATTCAATGGATAAAGGAAGGGAATCTGTGACACAAATTTTGAAGTACATATATTGATTGCACaagcaaaaaaacagaaacctGTATCCTAAGCAAGTGATGGGTTCTTTCATCTATAACATTAAATGGAATGGATTTGAGTCTGCCATATCAAAGCAACATGACCACTTTCATGGGCCAAGAAATTTAGCTACACTTATAAATATCCCTACCCACAATTTTTGCTgaaaataaagaggaaaaaaagtcaGAAACAATTGTTTCTGATACAACTCCAATGATTATTAACCCTCTAATCCAGTTAAATTTGTCAAATTTTCTAGAAGCAATGGTCGAGGGCTGCTAAAGCCGCCAAAACCAGCCCTCACTAACAGGACAAAGGCAAAAAATCTTATTATAGTGACTGATGCTCCAAACCCAAGCAAAATTCTAGTACTTGGATTTCTACAATCCAACCGATTTCTCCAACTTCTGAATTTGGTTCAGGAATATCCACGTCATCTGCAGAACGATATCCGAGAATCACAGTCAATATAACAAATTTTCATAAAGCAACAAAGTGAAACAAAATCCAATGATCAAAACCAGAAGGAGAAAGCATTATGTTGGAAGCGTAACAAATAAGAATTCTCAAGGCAACACAcacaaggaagaaaaaggggtggggtgggcggcggtggggggggggagggaataCCATGACATGGGGAGCAATCCTGACACAATAGACAGGAAACCCTGTGTAGAATTTGAAGGGTCCTCCTGCTTTCAGAGTTTTCATTGCACAGTCCATAGATCCAGTATATGGATACTTCCCGTTGGCATCGGGTTGCATTTTCTGTATTTGAGTTTTCACAAAGTCAAATGGTAAACTACAGGCTGCAGCAAAGAATCCAGAAACAGCACTTGCTCctgcaagaaagaaaaaacagttAGCATCAAACTTAAACAGTACTTGCTCCCGCAGAAGGAAAGAAGGCAGTTAGCAGTATAAGGTTTCAGGTTTTACACACCCACcacaccaacccccccccccccccccccaaaaaaaaaaaaaggaacaaagaGAGACGTAACATCTAGACTACACAATATGCCACCTGATACCAATTCCTTTATTTAGTCTGATTTGTATACGACCTTTAAAGTACTTAACACTTCCTAGTAGAAATACTAGCACTAAGACAGCAATGAAATAGAAGAAGTGATCCAGAAACTCAACACAATGGGCCCCACAGTATTTAGCAGCTTGATCACCTGTAATATAACTCGTCTATTTCCTAGATATAAGGAATAAATGTCTGTCCATAGAAgacaaaggagagaaaaaatctcACAACATTACATGAGTCCTTTTAGTAAAAATAAAACAGATCTCAACCCAAAAGCACACTGAGGAAATGATGAGTCATCATAGTTCGACAAAAAGAATGAACTATCTTACCCACTACTCGCACTACTAGACTATTCAGATGTTATGAATTTTCAAATGTTACGGTCATTAGCAAAGAAATGGTGAAGTATATTACCCACTACTGTACTAGCTTCACCGAAATTAAGGGAGTCTCTGAAAAACTCAACACTTTGATCGTAAGAGGCGAGCATGCCCATATTCAATGCCATGGCCCTCACTACAGTAGGACCTGCTCCTTTCCAGAGTGCCAGAACTCCTTCATCTGCAACTATGCGGGATAGTGCATGGAATGCATTTTTGTAATGCCTCCGTTGTGCAGCAGGCAAAGTGGCATCAGCCTGCATACGGATGAGTGCTAAATCAGCAGGACTACCAAAACATGCTCCAATTGCTCCAGCTGTCAGTCCACAAAGAGCTTTCTGGTACAGAGGTAGAGGCTTCCCATCATTAGCAGCAATTGCTTTGTTCGTCAAAATCCTAATTGGCAAAAAAACAGCGTATagaaagaatgagaagaagataACTGTCAATTCCCAGAATACACAGGAAAACGTATTATTTCATCTTTTTGAAGTAATATGCTATTCCATAGAACAATAAATTGCCTCAAATAATTCTATTGCATGTTGCTGGACTTAACATTTTGTCAGGCATAGGAGAGTCCATCTTAGGTTCTCATTTCTAAGTATCATAGGCACAAACAGTACATGAGTTGTAGCTATTCATTAGGATGTGTGAGGAAGCCAACTAActcaagattaaaaaaaaaaaaactcaaactcTCATAAAAATGCTAAAATGGATTTCTTTATGAAAATAGTAGGAACACAATTGCTCTATAACGTTTAAAGTCCATTTAGAAGCTTTTTAATTATTCAAAAATCTGAAGTTTTGAGTCTTTGTAGACATGACTGAGTAACTGAGTATAAATCAAGACCCTTGTTTTGGTCAAGAAAGCTTGAATTGAGAGTTTATTCTCCAGTTCCTTTATATCAAGAGATTGGATAATCAGGGAGGTATATAGGCCCATTTCTTCATGTTATTCTGTTGGTTAGTCCAATTTAGTTGATCGGTTTCATCAACAAGACCGGATATCAGAAATGAAGGATTGGTTTCTTTGATATTTTCAGTTGCATCGAAATTGATTCAAGATAATTTTGCTGGTGTATTAGCAAGCTAGCTCCACAAGTAgcgttttctttcatttatacGTCTGGAAATAAAAAGTCAGAAACTTAAACATAATGGTGTTCTATCTTCATGGTGATAAGGCACAACCAATTTAATCcatttcttgtttcttcattaAGGAAAAATATTAATCCACCTCCCAACAACTAATCTGAGAAGGGATAAACTTGCAGATTTATCTCTAGACACTAATTAACTATCAAATCATAAGACCCCAAAAAACTTAATTAGAGTATTCATTATCGCAATCAATTCTGGTCAAGGACAACTAATAATCCATCATATTTTGTGGAAgattttcttcagatttgaataGATTCCTGGGCAtatgtttaccaaaaaacacGTCTCCGCAAAATCTTAAGACCATTTATGGGGGCTGACGCCTGCCTAATGCTGGAAGGGCAAGGATGTTGATGACCTAATGACGGGAACCAGTGACCGAAGCCTCAATGAATTGAACATTAGATTTGTTCTAAATCTAGTCTTCATATTAGAATCTTCTTCCCACCCTTAAGAGAGCCCATCACTTGCAGATTCATCATTCAATCTACATTAgttataatatataataaattgTGTAAATGTCAAATGTTTACTTTATATACTGGTATGTAAAATAAAGGGCAATGCCTTCAAACCTTAGACCTCACCATAGGAATTTTCCATCAGTTCACTTTAACCTCGGTAGTAAGAGTTCAACGTATGGTTAAATGAGCAGTAATACAAAACAACTGGACCAGGTTCTCTTTGATCAGCCAATAGTTGTTAACGATCCTGTGTCATATTTTCCTGGAGCTAGTGATGACCATCATTCATGGTGAAAAATGGTCCAAACAGTCTGACCTAAGTTCAGTGGTCAGTGGAAGCACTGGTCTGGAACAGTGACAGCTTTTGGAGACCCCATAAACTGTTTTCACTTTCTAAAGAATGCATAGATATCAGCTCCCACAACCTAATCATCACATCACCGAAGAAATTTCCAATCTATCCACTCTTTTTAAATTGAATCACCCTCCAGAGGCTCGAATTGGTTTTATCCAAGATAAACCAGACCAAGAAAGCTTCCGGAGAGAACCCAACAATTTAATAGTACTGCTCATAGCCTGGCTGATAAGCTCGAGTGC from Macadamia integrifolia cultivar HAES 741 chromosome 14, SCU_Mint_v3, whole genome shotgun sequence encodes the following:
- the LOC122061697 gene encoding mitochondrial dicarboxylate/tricarboxylate transporter DTC-like; translation: MGEKSQTSGVWPTVKPFANGGASGMLATCVIQPVDMIKVRIQLGQGSAAQVTRNMLREEGVRAFYKGLSAGLLRQATYTTARLGSFRILTNKAIAANDGKPLPLYQKALCGLTAGAIGACFGSPADLALIRMQADATLPAAQRRHYKNAFHALSRIVADEGVLALWKGAGPTVVRAMALNMGMLASYDQSVEFFRDSLNFGEASTVVGASAVSGFFAAACSLPFDFVKTQIQKMQPDANGKYPYTGSMDCAMKTLKAGGPFKFYTGFPVYCVRIAPHVMMTWIFLNQIQKLEKSVGL